In the genome of Drosophila yakuba strain Tai18E2 chromosome 3R, Prin_Dyak_Tai18E2_2.1, whole genome shotgun sequence, one region contains:
- the LOC6537466 gene encoding uncharacterized protein LOC6537466 translates to MAARFIVIFSAILVLAQGSILLPIEQEAEVPIHSGAPVAIISQGHPSVSQSVAPAYGHGQLQVPVSVGGAHHGVGIGSAGAQPYVAAPRPAVSYARPAAVVVPAVVVAPAAPIRQPHGVPAPVVVGAGHGNGYYGRHHG, encoded by the coding sequence ATGGCAGCCCGCTTCATTGTAATCTTCAGCGCCATATTGGTCCTGGCCCAAGGATCAATTCTTTTGCCCATCGAGCAGGAAGCCGAGGTGCCAATTCACTCTGGTGCTCCTGTCGCAATCATTTCGCAAGGACATCCATCTGTGTCCCAGTCCGTTGCTCCTGCCTACGGTCATGGCCAACTTCAAGTTCCAGTTTCAGTTGGCGGCGCTCATCACGGAGTCGGAATAGGGTCGGCTGGTGCACAACCCTATGTGGCAGCACCTCGTCCTGCTGTGTCCTACGCTCGTCCTGCAGCCGTGGTGGTTCCTGCTGTGGTGGTTGCTCCTGCGGCTCCCATTCGTCAGCCTCATGGAGTCCCTGCCCCAGTCGTTGTGGGCGCTGGTCACGGAAATGGCTACTATGGTCGCCATCATGGCTAA
- the LOC26536022 gene encoding uncharacterized protein LOC26536022 codes for MIGSVHPNTLELFNMKFFLYFYLLLCLALSQVSGNCTGECPDTEEVVWALGGGCNVFRNKCYFDKENCHRKPALTITTKDECQKHCADFCTAIYQPTSGTYNGKVLNFGNECEKRAHTCRTGETFL; via the exons ATGATCGGCTCAGTTCATCCCAATACTTTGGAGCTTTTCAACATGAAGTTCTTCCTCTATTTTTACCTATTGCTGTGCCTGGCTCTAAGCCAAGTTAGTGGTAATTGCACAGGAGAATGTCCCGATACGGAGGAAGTTGTTTGGGCTCTGGGAGGAGGTTGCAATGTTTTCCGGAATAAATGCTATTTCGACAAGGAGAACTGCCACCGAAAGCCCG cCTTGACCATAACGACTAAGGACGAGTGTCAAAAGCATTGCGCCGACTTTTGCACAGCTATCTACCAGCCAACAAGTGGCACTTACAACGGCAAAGTCCTAAACTTTGGCAACGAGTGTGAAAAGCGAGCTCACACCTGTCGCACTGGCGAGA CTTTTTTGTAA
- the LOC6537465 gene encoding histidine-rich glycoprotein encodes MALRFLVLLSAWMVLAQGSFLHGSDIIGAEAEVPQEGYLPVEDASVHHSLHHAQLSAEVGHHHQLGHLYQSQSHHHEHGPHHHLESHHHLSESHDHHQLSESHHLIHESPHHHYHGYHHHQEPEAPVHGIHGSHHQHLIHGSPHHHHHLEAPYHGTHGTHGVHHLLHHRNCHATIHCPRVHSPTYATDGHLCYKVENSCELAILNCLRRNELKPVLRHIGRHECHHLPSAHSAH; translated from the exons ATGGCTCTGCGTTTCCTTGTTCTTCTGAGTGCTTGGATGGTCCTTGCCCAAGGATCCTTTTTGCACGGATCTGATATTATTGGCGCAGAAGCGGAGGTTCCCCAGGAAGGATACCTGCCTGTTGAAGATGCTTCAGTGCATCACTCCCTTCATCACGCACAATTGTCTGCTGAAGTGGGACACCATCATCAATTGGGACATCTCTACCAATCTCAATCGCATCATCACGAGCATGGACCTCATCATCACCTAGAATCGCACCATCACCTATCTGAGTCCCACGATCATCATCAGTTGTCAGAATCGCATCATCTGATCCACGAATCTCCGCATCACCACTATCACGGTTACCATCACCACCAAGAACCCGAGGCACCAGTTCATGGCATTCACGGATCCCATCATCAGCATCTCATCCACGGATCCCctcatcaccaccaccatctGGAGGCACCATATCACGGAACTCACGGAACTCATGGTGTGCATCACCTGCTTCATCATCGCAACTGCCACGCCACCATCCACTGCCCCAGGGTTCATAGTCCAACCTATGCCACCGATGGACATCTCTGCTATAAGGTGGAGAACTCCTGCGAACTGGCCATTTTGAACTGTCTGCGCCGCAATGAACTCAAGCCAG TTTTGAGGCACATCGGCCGGCACGAATGTCATCATCTCCCCAGCGCTCACAGTGCCCACTAA
- the LOC6537463 gene encoding lysosomal aspartic protease, with amino-acid sequence MHFLISLWLSLWLLCLFWAKCQGQLIRVPMQYQASFMASRRQHRAGRSSLLAKYNVAGGQEAATLRNGGATETLDNRLNLEYAGPISIGSPGQPFNMLFDTGSANLWVPSAECSPKSVACHRHHRYNASASSTFVPDGRRFSIAYGTGSLSGILAQDMVTIGQLVVRNQTFAMATHEPGPTFVDTNFAGIVGLGFRPLAEQRIKPLFESMCEQQLVDECVFSFYLKRNGSERMGGELLFGGLDKTKFSGTLTYVPLTHAAYWQFPLDAIEVGGTAISHHRQAIADTGTSLLAAPPREYLIINSLLGGLPTANNEYLLNCSEIDSLPEIVFIIGGQRFGLQPRDYVMSATNDDGSRICLSAFTLMEAEFWILGDVFIGRYYTAFDAGQRRIGFAPAA; translated from the coding sequence ATGCACTTCCTCATTTCACTGTGGTTGTCCCTGTGGCTATTGTGCCTGTTCTGGGCGAAATGCCAGGGCCAGCTTATCCGCGTTCCCATGCAATATCAGGCCTCTTTCATGGCCAGTCGCCGTCAACACCGTGCCGGTAGATCGTCCCTCTTGGCCAAGTACAATGTGGCTGGGGGACAGGAGGCAGCGACGTTAAGGAATGGTGGAGCCACCGAAACGCTCGATAACCGATTGAACTTGGAGTACGCGGGACCCATTAGCATTGGATCGCCGGGTCAGCCCTTCAATATGCTCTTTGACACCGGTTCTGCCAATCTCTGGGTGCCAAGTGCCGAGTGTTCGCCAAAGAGTGTGGCctgtcatcgtcatcatcgctATAACGCCAGTGCGTCGAGTACTTTTGTTCCGGATGGGCGGAGATTTTCCATTGCCTACGGCACTGGAAGTCTGTCGGGAATATTGGCCCAGGACATGGTTACCATTGGCCAGCTGGTGGTGCGGAATCAAACCTTTGCAATGGCCACACACGAGCCGGGTCCCACCTTTGTGGACACCAATTTTGCCGGCATCGTGGGACTTGGTTTTCGCCCTTTAGCCGAGCAGAGAATTAAGCCATTGTTCGAGAGCATGTGTGAGCAGCAGCTGGTGGATGAGTGCGTCTTCTCGTTCTATCTGAAGCGGAATGGCAGTGAAAGAATGGGTGGAGAACTTCTTTTCGGTGGGTTGGATAAGACGAAGTTTTCGGGAACCCTTACCTACGTGCCCCTCACCCATGCCGCCTACTGGCAGTTCCCATTGGATGCCATTGAAGTGGGCGGTACTGCCATCAGTCACCATCGACAGGCCATCGCCGATACGGGCACATCTCTATTGGCAGCTCCCCCCAGGGAATACCTAATAATAAATAGTCTCCTTGGCGGCTTGCCCACCGCAAATAACGAATATTTGCTCAATTGTTCGGAAATCGATAGTTTGCCCGAAATTGTGTTCATCATTGGTGGACAGCGATTTGGCTTGCAGCCCAGAGATTATGTAATGAGTGCCACCAACGACGATGGCTCTAGAATTTGCCTATCCGCTTTTACCTTGATGGAAGCCGAGTTCTGGATCCTGGGAGACGTTTTCATCGGCCGATATTACACCGCCTTTGATGCGGGCCAACGGCGAATTGGCTTTGCCCCAGCGGCCTAA
- the LOC6537469 gene encoding transcription initiation factor TFIID subunit 6 isoform X1, giving the protein MLRELMVKFFLEIVLLLGLVHCDYCTRPLAKNVPRIINEVVTNENKHIPLVTGPESKPQISLEPSPVRHGWFKVERVLLSSCKRYPLTKEQQSFFELVTEACVGTSDSRRQRALQTLTTDPSIEVLLPTLTMFIADAVAINVKQQDMAMLFYLMRMIRSLLGNHRFSLLQYLHLLLPAVLSCVLAKQVCASPDSDDHWALREYSGNIMGHIGRQFDAADTSILPRVIGVYKKALLMKPLTTVFGAVIGLGKLGNRAVRACIVPQLKYLSEHTAPYMTTSEDRLAAKYIRHRVVKMCTPVLFSLHQPPDLPEQYMDKYGSLGLLLSDSVKVMRMKTQAGAEAKAETEVALKKMAAEHHCTRMAGVLYISSNGPISGNQLPGNGVRHTSQASQSGYSIQPINVNTQTQNSGTPMLQYQKQATNLKPSDCMVSQSMQFKNALISPTSQRSVSQSRNEMHLKPNNVCVRPPAINGFGRTQSHNGRMPINYLV; this is encoded by the exons ATGTTAAGAGAATTGATGGTGAAGTTTTTTTTGGAAATAGTATTACTCCTTGG GCTGGTCCATTGTGACTATTGCACAAGGCCTCTGGCCAAAAATGTACCCAGAATCATCAACGAAGTTGTAACCAACGAAAATAAGCATATACCTCTCGTTACCGGGCCGGAATCCAAACCGCAGATTTCTTTGGAGCCGTCTCCCGTCCGCCACGGCTGGTTCAAGGTGGAGCGGGTGCTGCTAAGTTCCTGCAAGCGCTATCCGCTGACCAAGGAACAGCAGTCCTTCTTCGAGTTGGTTACCGAGGCCTGCGTGGGCACATCTGATTCCCGGCGCCAGCGGGCCCTCCAAACCCTCACCACTGATCCTTCGATAGAGGTGTTGCTGCCCACGCTGACCATGTTCATCGCGGACGCAGTGGCTATCAACGTGAAACAGCAGGACATGGCGATGCTCTTTTACCTTATGCGCATGATTAGATCCCTGTTAGGAAACCATCGCTTTAGCTTGTTGCAATAT CTCCACCTGCTCCTGCCAGCCGTTCTATCCTGCGTGCTGGCGAAACAAGTGTGCGCATCTCCTGACTCGGATGACCACTGGGCCTTAAGGGAGTACTCCGGAAATATAATGGGCCATATAGGGCGCCAGTTCGACGCTGCCGACACTAGCATTTTGCCCAGAGTCATTGG GGTTTACAAAAAGGCGCTATTGATGAAGCCACTGACGACGGTGTTCGGAGCAGTCATTGGCCTGGGAAAGTTGGGGAATCGCGCAGTACGCGCCTGCATTGTGCCTCAATTAAAGTATCTATCTGAACACACCGCGCCTTACATGACCACCAGCGAAGACAGACTGGCAGCAAAGTACATTCGCCATCGGGTGGTGAAGATGTGCACTCCCGTGCTTTTTAGTTTACATCAACCACCTGATCTGCCAGAACAGTACATGGACAAATATGGATCTTTGGGCCTGCTGTTGAGCGATTCCGTTAAAGTGATGCGTATGAAGACACAAGCAGGGGCTGAAGCCAAGGCGGAAACAGAAGTGGCGTTAAAAAAAATGGCTGCAGAACACCATTGCACCAGAATGGCAGGAGTTCTATATATCAGCTCCAACGGTCCTATCTCTGGCAACCAGCTGCCCGGCAATGGCGTTCGTCACACAAGCCAAGCATCCCAATCTGGCTATTCAATTCAACCTATAAATGTGAATACCCAAACGCAAAATTCGGGCACTCCAATGCTTCAGTACCAAAAGCAGGCTACTAATTTGAAGCCTTCGGACTGCATGGTTTCCCAATCGATGCAATTCAAAAACGCTTTAATTTCGCCCACTTCCCAGCGCTCCGTTTCGCAATCCAGGAACGAAATGCATTTGAAGCCCAACAATGTTTGTGTTCGTCCACCCGCCATAAATGGATTTGGTCGTACGCAATCCCATAACGGCAGAATGCCCATTAATTACTTAGTTTAA
- the LOC6537467 gene encoding uncharacterized protein LOC6537467, producing MALRFIFVFVATIVLAQGSNISPLEQETLVGVHHSGVSSSGVSSSGVASSGVASSVVASSGAPVVGVTRGRSVASQAQRPASGHGSISGPIQGSRRVGAVSAAGSRPHGGAPRRSSTGTYGRPIAGGAAPGNAHRNRNQKPY from the coding sequence ATGGCTCTCCGCTTCATTTTCGTATTCGTTGCCACAATCGTCCTGGCTCAAGGATCAAATATTTCGCCACTTGAGCAGGAGACTCTGGTGGGAGTGCATCACTCTGGAGTGTCTTCATCTGGAGTATCTTCATCTGGAGTGGCTTCATCTGGAGTGGCTTCATCTGTAGTGGCTTCATCTGGAGCTCCTGTCGTTGGTGTTACCCGTGGTCGCTCGGTTGCTTCTCAGGCTCAGCGTCCTGCCTCTGGTCACGGATCCATCTCTGGACCTATTCAAGGATCCCGTCGAGTGGGCGCAGTTTCAGCGGCCGGATCTCGTCCTCATGGTGGTGCTCCTCGTCGTTCTTCTACAGGCACTTATGGTCGTCCCATCGCAGGAGGAGCTGCCCCAGGAAATGCCCACCGCAACCGCAACCAGAAACCATATTAA
- the LOC6537469 gene encoding transcription initiation factor TFIID subunit 6 isoform X2: protein MWQFENKKATEMRKSYNEMPDKDERFRKKSLSRRSLYAISLHNTGQRLDDGAADWLSRNLKEDITNLLNEAGKYMRRIRERLLNLSHIQHAVRMDDNLRPDIFFRLVHCDYCTRPLAKNVPRIINEVVTNENKHIPLVTGPESKPQISLEPSPVRHGWFKVERVLLSSCKRYPLTKEQQSFFELVTEACVGTSDSRRQRALQTLTTDPSIEVLLPTLTMFIADAVAINVKQQDMAMLFYLMRMIRSLLGNHRFSLLQYLHLLLPAVLSCVLAKQVCASPDSDDHWALREYSGNIMGHIGRQFDAADTSILPRVIGVYKKALLMKPLTTVFGAVIGLGKLGNRAVRACIVPQLKYLSEHTAPYMTTSEDRLAAKYIRHRVVKMCTPVLFSLHQPPDLPEQYMDKYGSLGLLLSDSVKVMRMKTQAGAEAKAETEVALKKMAAEHHCTRMAGVLYISSNGPISGNQLPGNGVRHTSQASQSGYSIQPINVNTQTQNSGTPMLQYQKQATNLKPSDCMVSQSMQFKNALISPTSQRSVSQSRNEMHLKPNNVCVRPPAINGFGRTQSHNGRMPINYLV from the exons ATGTGgcaatttgaaaacaaaaaggcaaCTGAAATGAGAAAGTCTTACAATGAAATGCCCGACAAGGACGAGAGATTCCGCAAAAAGTCATTGTCGCGGCGTTCTCTGTACGCGATATCCTTGCACAACACTGGTCAGCGGCTGGACGACGGAGCAGCCGATTGGCTTTCCCGTAATCTTAAAGAAGACATAACAAACCTGCTGAACGAGGCGGGAAAATACATGAGGCGCATCCGGGAGCGCCTATTGAACCTGTCCCACATTCAGCATGCTGTCCGAATGGACGACAACCTGCGTCCCGACATTTTTTTCAGGCTGGTCCATTGTGACTATTGCACAAGGCCTCTGGCCAAAAATGTACCCAGAATCATCAACGAAGTTGTAACCAACGAAAATAAGCATATACCTCTCGTTACCGGGCCGGAATCCAAACCGCAGATTTCTTTGGAGCCGTCTCCCGTCCGCCACGGCTGGTTCAAGGTGGAGCGGGTGCTGCTAAGTTCCTGCAAGCGCTATCCGCTGACCAAGGAACAGCAGTCCTTCTTCGAGTTGGTTACCGAGGCCTGCGTGGGCACATCTGATTCCCGGCGCCAGCGGGCCCTCCAAACCCTCACCACTGATCCTTCGATAGAGGTGTTGCTGCCCACGCTGACCATGTTCATCGCGGACGCAGTGGCTATCAACGTGAAACAGCAGGACATGGCGATGCTCTTTTACCTTATGCGCATGATTAGATCCCTGTTAGGAAACCATCGCTTTAGCTTGTTGCAATAT CTCCACCTGCTCCTGCCAGCCGTTCTATCCTGCGTGCTGGCGAAACAAGTGTGCGCATCTCCTGACTCGGATGACCACTGGGCCTTAAGGGAGTACTCCGGAAATATAATGGGCCATATAGGGCGCCAGTTCGACGCTGCCGACACTAGCATTTTGCCCAGAGTCATTGG GGTTTACAAAAAGGCGCTATTGATGAAGCCACTGACGACGGTGTTCGGAGCAGTCATTGGCCTGGGAAAGTTGGGGAATCGCGCAGTACGCGCCTGCATTGTGCCTCAATTAAAGTATCTATCTGAACACACCGCGCCTTACATGACCACCAGCGAAGACAGACTGGCAGCAAAGTACATTCGCCATCGGGTGGTGAAGATGTGCACTCCCGTGCTTTTTAGTTTACATCAACCACCTGATCTGCCAGAACAGTACATGGACAAATATGGATCTTTGGGCCTGCTGTTGAGCGATTCCGTTAAAGTGATGCGTATGAAGACACAAGCAGGGGCTGAAGCCAAGGCGGAAACAGAAGTGGCGTTAAAAAAAATGGCTGCAGAACACCATTGCACCAGAATGGCAGGAGTTCTATATATCAGCTCCAACGGTCCTATCTCTGGCAACCAGCTGCCCGGCAATGGCGTTCGTCACACAAGCCAAGCATCCCAATCTGGCTATTCAATTCAACCTATAAATGTGAATACCCAAACGCAAAATTCGGGCACTCCAATGCTTCAGTACCAAAAGCAGGCTACTAATTTGAAGCCTTCGGACTGCATGGTTTCCCAATCGATGCAATTCAAAAACGCTTTAATTTCGCCCACTTCCCAGCGCTCCGTTTCGCAATCCAGGAACGAAATGCATTTGAAGCCCAACAATGTTTGTGTTCGTCCACCCGCCATAAATGGATTTGGTCGTACGCAATCCCATAACGGCAGAATGCCCATTAATTACTTAGTTTAA
- the LOC6537468 gene encoding uncharacterized protein LOC6537468 has protein sequence MATQYIIVFSAIFVLTQGSTILSIERESEVALHSGVASSGAPVVVVPQGNPSVYQPQRPTYSHGPGSIPVGGTHRVIGSGLASPHPSSSVSFNRPATVVVPAPRVVISAPRVVAAPVVPIRHPHGVAAPVAIGSGHGNIHQTHHLGHKPY, from the coding sequence atggcAACTCAATACATTATTGTCTTCAGCGCTATATTCGTCCTGACTCAAGGATCAACTATTTTGTCCATTGAACGGGAGTCGGAAGTAGCACTCCACTCTGGGGTCGCCTCGTCCGGAGCTCCGGTTGTGGTTGTTCCTCAGGGAAATCCATCAGTCTACCAACCGCAACGGCCGACCTACAGCCATGGCCCAGGATCCATTCCAGTCGGCGGAACTCATCGTGTGATCGGATCAGGATTGGCTAGTCCTCATCCTTCGTCCTCGGTATCCTTCAATCGACCAGCTACCGTGGTCGTTCCTGCTCCTAGAGTCGTGATCTCAGCTCCCCGAGTGGTGGCTGCCCCAGTGGTTCCTATCCGCCATCCCCATGGAGTGGCGGCACCAGTTGCTATTGGTTCCGGTCACGGCAACATTCATCAGACTCATCACCTTGGCCACAAGCCCTATTAG
- the LOC6537461 gene encoding lysosomal aspartic protease: MRCRILVLCAIICLLVILTEARQRKAKHSADRRSLAVRSGHRSQRSSVRQGRRLAARSGKHRKRRLNAAKKNRRRRNLARKSKRKTKAKTESNARSGATYAILPLDFQQNFVRTTDNLRSEKAFLASRYGFSFAKTSGTATLKNTANMEYTCKMNIGTPKQKFTVLPDTGSSNIWVPGPHCKSKACQKHKKYHPAKSSTYVKNGKSFAITYGSGSVAGVLAKDTVRIAGLTVANQTFAMTTKEPGTTFVTSNFDGILGLGYRSISVDNVKTLVENMCSEDVITSCKFAICMKGGGSSSRGGALIFGSSNTSAYSGSNSYTYTPVTTKGYWQFTLQDIYVGSTKVSGSVQAIVDSGTSLITAPTAIYNKINKVIGCTATSSGECWMKCAKKIPDFTFVIAGKKFVVKGNKMKVKVKTNRGKTVCISAVSEVPDEPVILGDAFIRHFCTVFDLANNRIGFAATTYAT, from the coding sequence ATGCGGTGCAGGATTTTGGTGCTGTGTGCAATCATTTGCCTCCTTGTAATTTTGACCGAGGCCAGACAGAGGAAAGCTAAACATTCCGCTGATAGAAGATCACTGGCAGTGAGAAGTGGACACAGGAGCCAGCGGAGTAGTGTTCGTCAAGGAAGGAGATTGGCTGCCCGATCTGGGAAGCACAGGAAACGCAGGCTAAATGCGGCCAAGAAAAACAGGAGAAGGCGTAACTTGGCTAGAAAGTCAAAGCGGAAGACTAAGGCCAAAACTGAGTCAAACGCCAGAAGTGGTGCAACATACGCTATTTTACCATTGGATTTCCAGCAGAATTTCGTGCGAACCACCGACAACCTGCGATCGGAGAAGGCCTTTTTGGCCAGTCGATATGGCTTTAGTTTTGCCAAGACTTCTGGCACTGCCACCTTGAAAAACACGGCGAATATGGAGTACACCTGCAAAATGAATATTGGTACACCCAAGCAGAAGTTCACCGTGCTGCCGGACACTGGAAGCTCGAATATCTGGGTGCCAGGACCGCATTGCAAGAGTAAGGCGTGCCAGAAGCACAAAAAATACCATCCGGCCAAGTCTAGTACTTATGTTAAGAATGGCAAATCCTTTGCCATCACCTATGGCTCGGGTAGTGTGGCTGGAGTTCTGGCCAAGGATACGGTGAGAATCGCTGGGCTGACTGTCGCCAATCAGACATTCGCCATGACTACCAAGGAACCGGGAACTACATTCGTGACATCCAATTTCGATGGCATACTGGGACTGGGATATCGTTCCATATCGGTGGACAATGTCAAGACGCTGGTGGAGAACATGTGCTCGGAGGACGTGATCACCAGTTGTAAGTTCGCCATTTGCATGAAGGGCGGCGGCAGTTCCTCGCGAGGCGGTGCCCTAATCTTCGGCAGCTCCAACACCAGTGCGTACAGCGGTTCCAATAGCTACACTTACACTCCGGTGACGACGAAGGGATATTGGCAGTTTACACTGCAGGACATTTATGTGGGCAGCACCAAAGTGAGTGGCTCTGTGCAGGCCATTGTGGATTCGGGAACATCCCTGATCACAGCTCCGACGGCCATCTACAACAAGATCAACAAGGTCATTGGATGCACCGCCACCTCCAGCGGAGAGTGTTGGATGAAGTGCGCCAAGAAAATACCCGACTTCACCTTTGTCATTGCGGGCAAGAAGTTCGTCGTGAAGGGAAACAAGATGAAGGTCAAGGTGAAAACCAACAGAGGGAAGACAGTCTGCATATCGGCGGTATCTGAAGTTCCCGACGAACCGGTGATCCTGGGCGATGCATTTATCCGGCATTTTTGCACGGTATTCGACTTGGCCAACAATCGCATCGGATTCGCCGCCACTACGTACGCCACATAG
- the LOC6537462 gene encoding cathepsin D, whose product MLRVLFFLLAGLSLVFATGKILKIPLHVRRSFEGSKVLLAENATKESETLQLLLKTHNNMEYYGNISMGNPRQNFSVIFDTGSSNTWLPSVNCPKSNAACQNHRNYNSSASSSYVPDGRNFTLQYGSGRVVGYLSKDTMHIAGAELPSLTFGESLFLQHFAFSEVRFDGLVGLGLGVLSWSNTTPFLELLCANRLVEKCIFSVYLRREPREIVFGGFDETKFEGKLHYVPVSQWRTWSLEITKTSVATKQVGGKSNAILDTGTSLVLVPQQTYQNLLNALSAKLQNGYSVVTCRSEPLPNINILIGDMVFPLTPSNYLMEVILDRKPVCVLAIAPINRGFWVLGDIFLSRYYTVFDATERRIGLAQAK is encoded by the coding sequence ATGCTTcgagttttgtttttcttgctcGCGGGTCTAAGTTTAGTCTTTGCGACTGGAAAAATTCTAAAGATACCGCTTCATGTTAGGAGGAGCTTCGAAGGAAGTAAAGTCCTTCTGGCGGAAAATGCAACCAAAGAAAGTGAAACACTTCAGCTGCTGCTAAAAACGCACAACAATATGGAGTATTATGGGAACATATCTATGGGAAACCCTAGGCAAAACTTCAGTGTGATCTTCGACACAGGATCTTCGAACACGTGGTTACCCTCTGTGAACTGCCCGAAGAGTAATGCAGCATGTCAAAATCACCGCAATTATAACTCTTCCGCATCAAGTAGTTATGTTCCGGATGGCAGAAACTTCACCCTGCAATATGGATCGGGAAGGGTGGTTGGTTATCTATCAAAGGACACCATGCACATTGCTGGAGCTGAGTTGCCCTCCCTCACATTCGGAGAAAGTCTATTCCTTCAACACTTTGCCTTCAGTGAAGTACGATTCGATGGACTAGTGGGCTTGGGTCTGGGCGTCTTGTCCTGGTCCAATACAACGCCGTTTTTGGAACTCCTGTGCGCCAACCGATTGGTTGagaaatgtatattttcggtGTACCTCCGTCGAGAGCCGCGGGAGATAGTCTTTGGCGGTTTCGATGAAACCAAATTTGAAGGAAAACTGCACTATGTGCCAGTGAGCCAATGGCGTACTTGGAGTCTTGAAATAACCAAAACTTCAGTGGCAACTAAGCAAGTTGGCGGTAAAAGTAATGCCATCCTGGACACGGGCACATCACTGGTTCTTGTGCCGCAACAAACATACCAAAACCTGTTGAATGCCTTATCAGCAAAGTTACAAAATGGTTATTCTGTGGTGACATGCAGAAGTGAACCGCTGCCAAATATTAATATTCTCATCGGAGACATGGTATTTCCCCTAACACCCAGCAATTATTTAATGGAAGTTATATTGGACCGTAAACCAGTTTGTGTATTGGCCATTGCTCCCATTAACAGGGGATTTTGGGTACTGGGCGATATCTTTCTCAGCCGATACTATACGGTTTTCGATGCCACGGAAAGGAGGATCGGATTGGCACAAGCCAAGTGA
- the LOC6537464 gene encoding uncharacterized protein LOC6537464 translates to MKSSLSLGLLLGLALSQVAASCPDSCPDTEDVVWALGGGCNVFRNKCYFDKENCHRKPALTITTKEECQQQCADACPAVYQPTGGIYKGQVRNFGNECEKIVHTCRTGETFL, encoded by the exons ATGAAATCTAGTTTGTCTCTGGGTCTGCTGCTCGGTCTGGCTTTAAGCCAAGTGGCTGCTAGTTGTCCGGATAGCTGTCCCGATACGGAGGATGTTGTTTGGGCTCTTGGAGGCGGATGCAATGTGTTCCGCAATAAATGCTATTTCGACAAGGAGAACTGCCACCGAAAGCCAG cTTTGACCATCACCACAAAGGAGGAGTgccaacaacaatgcgctgatGCTTGTCCTGCAGTTTATCAGCCCACAGGTGGCATTTATAAGGGTCAGGTGCGAAACTTTGGCAATGAGTGCGAAAAAATTGTTCACACCTGTCGGACTGGCGAAA CTTTTTTGTAG
- the LOC26535854 gene encoding uncharacterized protein LOC26535854 yields MSFHFVFVICVFIVLAQGSYITQVEPVFSVETHSAGDVSSGAAITFPEVRPAPGSKAKSPAVRPVAPRLVATSGRRQTGSNSRPAVGGGANYAHNRNWIQKPY; encoded by the coding sequence atgTCATTCCACTTTGTTTTCGTGATCTGTGTTTTTATCGTCCTTGCTCAGGGATCCTATATAACGCAAGTGGAACCTGTATTCTCGGTGGAAACTCATTCTGCTGGGGATGTTTCATCAGGAGCTGCCATTACTTTCCCCGAAGTGCGACCAGCCCCTGGATCCAAGGCTAAATCACCAGCTGTTCGCCCAGTTGCTCCTCGTCTTGTGGCTACTTCTGGTCGTCGCCAAACTGGATCCAACTCTCGTCCTGCTGTCGGCGGTGGAGCTAATTATGCCCATAATCGCAATTGGATTCAAAAACCATACTAA